The following nucleotide sequence is from Pseudomonas sp. S09G 359.
CGTGTGGAAGAGGCCGGCAAGCCGCTGTCGCGCAACCGCGTGCTGGAAAATCTTGGGGTATTTTTCGCCCAGTTACCGAAGAATCTTGAGCCGTTCACCGAAGAGTTATTGGTGTACTACCTGCTGAGCAACGGCGAGCACGCTTTGCCGCTGCAGGCCCTGGAAGCACAGGTGCGCAAGGTCAGCGCCTGGCGCCTGAAAGACTTTTTGAGCAAGGTCGGCCGCGAGTGCACGCTGTTCAGCGTGGTGCGTGGCGCTTTTGCCTTGCGCGCAATTCGTCGCGAGGAAGAGCCCGCGATGCTGCCGGTGCTGGCGCAGGCAGATGCGCTGCTCGACCAGGGTCATCTGTACAAAACCGGCGGTGCGGCCAGCGTGGCCAAAGTCGAAGTGGCCGGCCGGCCGCTGGTGATCAAGCGCTACAACATCAAGGGTTTTGCCCATTGGCTCAAGCGCTTCTGGCGCCCGAGCCGCGCCTGGCATTCGTGGCGCGAAGGTAACCGCCTGGCGTTCCTCGGCATCGCCACGCCCAAGCCGCTGGCTGTGCTGGAAACGCGTTTTCTGTGGCTGCGCAGCCGCGCGTACCTGGTCACCGAATACCTGCCGGGGCCGGACATCATCGAGCGCTTCGCGCCCTACGTCGAACACGGCGATGCGCCGGAAAACGAGCTGCAGGCGCTGGACCAGCTGTTCGCCGAACTGATCCGCGAGCGCATCAGCCATGGTGATTTCAAGGGCCATAACCTGTTCTGGCACGAAGACCGCTGGGCCCTGATCGATCTGGACGCCATGTGCCAACACCGCTCCCTTGCCAGCTTCGCTCCGGCATACGCCAAGGACCGTGCGCGCTTTATGCGTAATTGGCCGCAGGAGAGTGCGTTGTACAGGTTGATTGATCAGCGTTTGCCGCAGCGAGTTGATATGCCCGTGTAGAAGGGGCGATGCCTAACGGCTGTTGTTCAAGCAATACGGACTGGAAAATGAAGCGGATCGAGTGTGGGAGCTGTCGAGCTTTAGCCAGGCTGCGATAGCATCACCTCGGTATACCTGATAGACCGCAGCGCCTGCATCGCAGCCTCGCTAAAGCTCGACAGCTCCCACATTAAATCGGTTTATGCCCGAAGCTCATCAGATATGGGCAACTGTTGCCTGAGCAACAGCAATCAGGCAGTTGATGGCCGAACACGACAGTCCAATTCCACTCAGGGCTTTTATCCCGTTGATTTAACGCGATAAAAATCCTGGCACGGGCTCTGCAATGGCTTCTGGTGAACCCTTTCACCGGTCGCACAGCGGAGCCCTGTATGCCTTCCAGCCTTTCCTCGCTTTCCCGTTTGATCTGCCTTGGCGCCACCCTGCTGCTGAGCGTCGCGGCGCATGCCGCAGACGGCGACGATGCCGTGCCGTCCCTGGCGGGCAAGCGCATTGCGGTGAGCATGACCGGCACCAGTCACTATTTTGATATCAAGGCATTCCAGGCGCAGGTGGATGAGATCAAGCGCCTGGGCGGCACGCCCATCACGCTCGATGCCGGGCGTAATGACAAGAACCTGGTGACCCAACTGCAAACCGTGGTTACCCAGAAGCCCGATGCGGTGATCCAGACCCTGGGCACCCTCAGCGTGATCGACCCCTGGCTCAAGCGCATCAGCAAGGCGGGCATCCCGTTGTTCACCATCGATGCGCCATCGCAGTACAGCCTTAACAACACCACTTCCGATAACGTCGCTACCGGCAAGGCGCTGGCCGATCAGTTGATCAAGGACGCCGGCGGCAAGGGCAAGATCCTGGTGTTCAACGGCTTCTACGGTGTGCCGGTGTGCGCGATCCGATATGACCAGTTGAAGCTCGCACTCAAGGATCACCCGCAACTGGAGATCATCCAGCCGGAGCTGCGTGACGTAATCCCCAACACCGTGCAGGACGCTTATTCGCAGGTGTCGGCGTTGCTCAACAAGTACCCGGCAGGCAGCGTTTCGGCGATCTGGTCAGCGTGGGATATTCCGCAACTGGGCGCGAGCAAGGCGTTGATCGATGCCAAGCGCACCGAGATCAAGACCTATGGCGTGGACGGCACCCCCGAAGTACTGGCACTGCTCGGCCAGGCCAACTCGCCGGTGGGCGCGGTGGTAGCGCAGCAACCGGCACTGATCGGCAAGACCGCCGTGCAGAACGTGGCGCGCTACCTGGCCGGGCAGCGCGACCTGCCCAAGGAAACCCACGTGGCCACGTTGCTGACCACCGCCGGTAACCTGGCGCAGGTCCAACAACTGCGGGGTGACTGATGGCGGCGTTGCACCTGCAGAATCTGCGTAAACGCTTCGGCGCCACCCTGGCGCTGGAGGATGCGAGCCTTAAAGTCGAGCGCGGCAGCATCCACGGGCTGGTGGGCGAGAACGGCGCGGGCAAGTCGACGTTGATCAAGATCCTGGCCGGCCTGCACAAGGCGGATGCGGGGCAGGTGAGTATCGACGGTCAGGCGTATGCCTCGTTGTCGCCGCGCCAGGTGGATGGGCTGGGCGTGCAGTTCATCCATCAGGAGCGCCTGTTGCCAGCGAGTTTTACCGTGGGCGAGGCGCTGTTTTTCGGCCACGAGTTGCGGCGCGGCCCGTTCGTGGACCGGCGCCGGCAGCAGCGTGAAGCCGAGCGATTGCTGGCGGAATATTTTGACCTGCAACTGCCGGCCGGCGCCTTGGTGGGCGAGCTCAACAGTGCCGAGCGCCAAGTGCTGCAAATCACCCGGGCGTTGATTCGCCAGCCGAAGATCCTGGTATTCGACGAGCCAAGCGTGGCGTTGGTCAAGCGTGAGGTCGACCAGTTGCTGCGCATCGTCAAGCGTTTGCGCGACCAGGGCTTGTCGATCTTGTACATCTCCCATTACCTGCAGGAAATCGACAGCCTGTGCGATGAAGTCACGGTGCTGCGCAATGGTCGTGATGTGGCGGTGGTGCAGCCAAGGCATACCTCGAGTGCCGAGATTGCGCGGCTGATGGTGAACCGCGAGGTGCAGGAGATGTACCCCAAGGCAACGGTCGAGGTGGGCGAGCCGCTGCTGCAGGTGCGCGGGTTGAGCCTGGCGCGGCGCTATCGGCAGATCGACCTGCAGGTGCGGCGCGGCGAAATCCTCGGCCTGACCGGGCTGGTCGGCTCGGGGGCCAAGGAGTTGTTCAAGACACTGTTTGGCGTCGAGCGCGCCGACAGCGGCAGCGTGCATCTGGACGGGCGTTTGCTGCGCCTGCGCTCACCCGGGCAGGCGATTGCCGAGGGCATTGCGTTGGTGCCGGAGGAGCGGCGCAGCCAAGGGATTTCGCCGCTGCTGTCGGTGCTGGAAAACCTTACGCTGGCGGGGCTTGGGCGGTTCAGCCGCTGGGGTCTGCTGAGCCGGCGCAAGGAACGGCTGGAAACCACCCGTTTGATTGACGAGCTGGCGATCAAGGCGCCGGGGCCGCACGCGTCGGTCAGCCAGTTGAGTGGCGGTAACCAGCAGAAAGTTGCGCTGGGCAAATGGCTCAGCCGCCGCTCGGCCGTGTACCTGCTGGATGAGCCCTGCGTGGGGGTGGATGTGGGGGCCAAGGTGGAGATTTATCGCTTGATCGGCCGCCTGGTGGAAGAGGGCGCGGCGGTGTTGGTGTTGTCCTCGGACTTGCCGGAGTTGCTGGGTATCAGCGATCGAATTGTGGTGCTGCATCGCGGCGAAATCGCCGGTGAGTTCCGCGCGGGCGAGGTCGACAGCGACCAGTTGCTGGCCTGTGCGACGGGGGCCGTGGCTGCGACGGCGCCGCTGGTTCGGGAGGTTGAACATGCTTGAGGCGATATTGCGCCGGGGTTCGCTGGGCGTGTTCCTGGCGATCCTGTTGGGGTTTGCCGTGGCCGCGCCGAATTTTTTGTCGCTGGGTAACCTGGCCAATGTGTTCAGCCAGTCGGCGATCCTCGGCGTGTTGGCCTTCGGGCTGACCTGCGTGATTATCGGCGGTGGTTCGAATGTGCTGGCGGGCGGGCTCGACTTGTCGCTGGCGGCCAACCTGGGGCTGTGTGCGGCGGTGTTCAGCCGTCTCAACAATGCCGGCCTGGACCTCTGGCTCACCCTGTTGCTGACCTTGGGCTGCGGCCTGGCGGTTGGTTTTCTGAATGGTTTGGCCGTGGTGGTGTTGCGCTTGCCGCCGTTGCTGGCGACCTTGGCGAGCATGAACGTGCTGGCCGGGCTGGAACTGGTGCTGACGGAAAACACGGTGGTCTCCACTGACTCGCCGTTGCTCGATCTGCTCAGCGTTGGAACGTGGCTGGCGGTGCCGGCGCTGGCGTGGGTGTTGTTGCTGACGGCGGGGTTGCTGACCTTGTTGATCCAGCATTCGGCCTACGGGCTGCGTCTGCATGCCGTCGGTGAATATCCCCAGGCGGCCGAAGCGGCTGGCCTGCGCGTACCGGCCTACGTGTTGTCGAGTTATGCCCTGTCGGGCCTGTGCGCCGCGGTGGCTGCGCTGTGTTCGGCGGCGTTTTTCAGTGGCAGCACCACGGGCTCCGGCGACATGTTGCTGTCGGTGGTGGCGATTGCCTTTCTGGGGGTGGTGTTTTCCCGGCGGTTGGTGGCGAGTATCCCCGGCACCTTGCTGGCGGCGCTGTTGATTGGCTTTCTGATCAATGGCTTTCAATTGCTCAATGTGTCGAACTTCTGGGTCAACGGCGTGCAAGGCGTGCTGATTTTGCTGGTGGTGGCCGCATCCAGTGCCTTGAGTCGAGGGGCGCCGTCATGAACCTGCGTGTCGTGTTGCCGCTGACGTTGCCAGCGGTGTTCGTGTTTATTGTCGTGGTGTTCGCGGTGCAGGCGCCGGGGTTCTTGAGTGCCGGCAACTTGCAAAGCCTGCTGTTGAACAACTTCGTGTTACTGGCGATTGTCGCCATCGGCATGACCTACGCCGTGGCCGCCGGTGGTATCGACCTGTCGGTCGGCACGGCGCTGGATTTCGCCAGTT
It contains:
- a CDS encoding lipopolysaccharide kinase InaA family protein, whose amino-acid sequence is MRLSELKHAGRTPSLPLSLDLADAAGPGQLQLLSLLRVLPGERYVGAAIWRGRPVLAKLLVGSKAARHFQRELSGVRLLAEQGLTTPLLLADGLQDGEGGWLLFELIEGAESLADAWHAVEALPPLADEQTAVLAAALGAIAQMHAKGLWQEDLHLDNLLRQGDKLYLIDGAGIRVEEAGKPLSRNRVLENLGVFFAQLPKNLEPFTEELLVYYLLSNGEHALPLQALEAQVRKVSAWRLKDFLSKVGRECTLFSVVRGAFALRAIRREEEPAMLPVLAQADALLDQGHLYKTGGAASVAKVEVAGRPLVIKRYNIKGFAHWLKRFWRPSRAWHSWREGNRLAFLGIATPKPLAVLETRFLWLRSRAYLVTEYLPGPDIIERFAPYVEHGDAPENELQALDQLFAELIRERISHGDFKGHNLFWHEDRWALIDLDAMCQHRSLASFAPAYAKDRARFMRNWPQESALYRLIDQRLPQRVDMPV
- a CDS encoding sugar ABC transporter substrate-binding protein, with amino-acid sequence MPSSLSSLSRLICLGATLLLSVAAHAADGDDAVPSLAGKRIAVSMTGTSHYFDIKAFQAQVDEIKRLGGTPITLDAGRNDKNLVTQLQTVVTQKPDAVIQTLGTLSVIDPWLKRISKAGIPLFTIDAPSQYSLNNTTSDNVATGKALADQLIKDAGGKGKILVFNGFYGVPVCAIRYDQLKLALKDHPQLEIIQPELRDVIPNTVQDAYSQVSALLNKYPAGSVSAIWSAWDIPQLGASKALIDAKRTEIKTYGVDGTPEVLALLGQANSPVGAVVAQQPALIGKTAVQNVARYLAGQRDLPKETHVATLLTTAGNLAQVQQLRGD
- a CDS encoding sugar ABC transporter ATP-binding protein yields the protein MAALHLQNLRKRFGATLALEDASLKVERGSIHGLVGENGAGKSTLIKILAGLHKADAGQVSIDGQAYASLSPRQVDGLGVQFIHQERLLPASFTVGEALFFGHELRRGPFVDRRRQQREAERLLAEYFDLQLPAGALVGELNSAERQVLQITRALIRQPKILVFDEPSVALVKREVDQLLRIVKRLRDQGLSILYISHYLQEIDSLCDEVTVLRNGRDVAVVQPRHTSSAEIARLMVNREVQEMYPKATVEVGEPLLQVRGLSLARRYRQIDLQVRRGEILGLTGLVGSGAKELFKTLFGVERADSGSVHLDGRLLRLRSPGQAIAEGIALVPEERRSQGISPLLSVLENLTLAGLGRFSRWGLLSRRKERLETTRLIDELAIKAPGPHASVSQLSGGNQQKVALGKWLSRRSAVYLLDEPCVGVDVGAKVEIYRLIGRLVEEGAAVLVLSSDLPELLGISDRIVVLHRGEIAGEFRAGEVDSDQLLACATGAVAATAPLVREVEHA
- a CDS encoding ABC transporter permease, whose translation is MLEAILRRGSLGVFLAILLGFAVAAPNFLSLGNLANVFSQSAILGVLAFGLTCVIIGGGSNVLAGGLDLSLAANLGLCAAVFSRLNNAGLDLWLTLLLTLGCGLAVGFLNGLAVVVLRLPPLLATLASMNVLAGLELVLTENTVVSTDSPLLDLLSVGTWLAVPALAWVLLLTAGLLTLLIQHSAYGLRLHAVGEYPQAAEAAGLRVPAYVLSSYALSGLCAAVAALCSAAFFSGSTTGSGDMLLSVVAIAFLGVVFSRRLVASIPGTLLAALLIGFLINGFQLLNVSNFWVNGVQGVLILLVVAASSALSRGAPS